One genomic segment of Alphaproteobacteria bacterium HT1-32 includes these proteins:
- a CDS encoding redoxin domain-containing protein, whose translation MQRLLPTQSMPDIDIHLAGGERWRLAENAPDFMLMIDVFRGVHCPRCRRHLEEMSTRHEEFREAGLKIIAMSADPAERAEQSRREWDIPNVPLGYGLPIQVARQLGLYISENYASHESEIFAEPGVFFVMPDLTLYGAVINTFPFARPKIDDLLEVARIVKERNYPPRGTLAS comes from the coding sequence ATGCAACGACTTCTGCCAACCCAGTCCATGCCGGACATTGATATCCACCTTGCCGGGGGCGAACGCTGGCGACTGGCCGAGAATGCGCCGGACTTCATGCTGATGATCGATGTCTTTCGTGGGGTTCATTGCCCGCGCTGCCGCCGTCATCTGGAAGAAATGTCCACCCGGCATGAGGAATTCCGCGAGGCCGGTCTCAAGATAATTGCCATGTCTGCCGACCCCGCAGAGCGGGCTGAACAATCACGGCGGGAATGGGACATACCGAATGTACCACTTGGCTATGGCCTGCCAATTCAAGTGGCACGCCAGCTCGGGCTCTACATTTCCGAGAATTACGCAAGCCATGAGAGCGAGATATTCGCCGAGCCCGGCGTCTTCTTCGTCATGCCCGACCTGACGCTTTACGGCGCGGTCATCAACACATTCCCGTTTGCACGACCGAAAATCGACGACCTGCTGGAAGTCGCCCGGATCGTCAAAGAACGAAATTACCCGCCACGCGGTACGCTGGCTTCCTGA
- a CDS encoding TRAP transporter large permease subunit, with protein MTVLLLIGVMLLLALLGVPLVFAILAASLVTIFVYRPDLPLELIPQFFVSGVNHYALLAVAFFFLAGELMNAGGITQRIVAFAQALVGHIRGNLAHVNIVTSMMFACISGSAAAGAAVVGSVLGRSMVKKGFKPQFAGALTAVSSVMGPIIPPSIPMIIFAVLTEQSVGKLFLAGMIPGILIGASLMGYCYFMAVRKGWDKGEPFSRNRVLTTGRDAIVALFVPIFILVGILGGIFTATEAGAIAVGYSFVAGMFILKELTWAGFYQALIRASIGTATVLVVVGASSVIAWIIADLQVAKQVSAVMFSISENPMVVLLMINIFLLIVGLFLDALPAIIILTPIFFPIAVSMGIDPTHFGVVMIVNLLIGLCTPPVGILLYLSAAAVETRPEGVIREAIPMVVILISVLMLITYVPSIVLTFPNMFYD; from the coding sequence ATGACCGTTCTCCTGCTTATCGGGGTCATGCTGCTGCTGGCATTACTCGGCGTCCCCCTGGTATTTGCCATTCTCGCCGCCTCACTAGTAACAATTTTTGTTTATCGTCCGGACCTCCCCCTTGAACTGATCCCCCAGTTCTTCGTGTCCGGTGTCAATCACTACGCCCTGCTGGCGGTTGCCTTCTTCTTTCTGGCCGGCGAACTGATGAATGCGGGCGGAATCACCCAACGGATTGTTGCCTTTGCCCAGGCACTGGTCGGCCATATCCGCGGCAACCTCGCTCATGTTAATATCGTAACCTCGATGATGTTCGCCTGCATTTCCGGCTCCGCCGCTGCCGGTGCTGCCGTCGTCGGGTCCGTACTTGGCCGCTCGATGGTCAAAAAGGGATTCAAGCCGCAGTTTGCCGGAGCATTGACGGCTGTTTCCTCCGTGATGGGTCCCATCATCCCCCCGTCTATTCCGATGATTATCTTTGCAGTGCTGACCGAACAGTCAGTCGGAAAACTGTTTCTTGCGGGCATGATTCCGGGAATCCTGATCGGCGCCTCGCTTATGGGCTACTGTTATTTCATGGCCGTCCGGAAAGGCTGGGACAAAGGTGAACCCTTCTCCCGGAACCGGGTCCTCACCACCGGGCGTGATGCCATCGTCGCGCTGTTCGTCCCGATTTTCATTCTGGTCGGCATCCTCGGCGGCATCTTTACCGCGACTGAAGCCGGTGCCATTGCCGTGGGTTACAGCTTTGTGGCTGGCATGTTCATCCTGAAGGAACTGACCTGGGCCGGATTCTATCAGGCCCTGATTCGTGCATCGATCGGTACCGCCACGGTTCTGGTCGTCGTCGGCGCCAGTTCAGTCATTGCCTGGATCATCGCTGACCTTCAGGTCGCCAAACAGGTCTCCGCGGTCATGTTCTCGATCTCCGAGAACCCCATGGTTGTATTGCTGATGATCAACATCTTCCTGCTGATTGTCGGACTGTTTCTCGACGCCCTGCCTGCCATCATCATCCTGACCCCGATCTTCTTTCCGATTGCCGTCAGCATGGGGATCGACCCGACACATTTCGGCGTCGTGATGATCGTCAACCTTCTGATCGGCCTCTGCACACCACCGGTCGGCATCCTGCTGTATCTCTCAGCCGCCGCCGTTGAGACGCGCCCGGAAGGGGTCATTCGCGAAGCCATTCCGATGGTCGTCATCCTGATCAGCGTCCTGATGCTGATCACCTATGTGCCCTCCATCGTTCTGACCTTTCCCAACATGTTCTACGACTGA
- the mtaB gene encoding tRNA (N(6)-L-threonylcarbamoyladenosine(37)-C(2))-methylthiotransferase MtaB: MTTDTDKLTDVEVQTFGCRLNAYESEVIREHARAAGCANTVIFNTCAVTGEAERQARQAIRRLRRERPDAHIVVTGCAAQLDPDKYAALPEVNRVVGNIEKMAAETWCGDHPEAVEVTDIMAVRETAAHLVGDFEGRARAFVEVQQGCDHRCTFCIIPFARGNNRSVPIGGIVEQVRRLVDGGFREVVLTGVDITGYGGDLPGGITLGQMARRLLTAVPDLARLRLSSIDPAEAGDDRALMELVADEPRLMPHLHLSLQAGDDMILKRMKRRHSRAQAVDFCEKVRALRPGTAFGADLIAGFPTETEAMFENSLGLIEDCGLTHLHVFPFSARAGAPAAKMPQLPARLRKARAARLRSAGELAFRSWLDGKMGETIRVLIEKDASGHSEDFAPVRLSTAAEPGDIVTARVTGRSDGQLLAEVA; encoded by the coding sequence ATGACAACCGACACCGACAAGCTGACTGATGTCGAAGTCCAGACTTTCGGCTGTCGCCTGAACGCCTATGAAAGCGAAGTGATCCGGGAACATGCCCGCGCCGCCGGCTGCGCCAATACGGTCATTTTCAACACCTGTGCTGTGACCGGCGAGGCAGAACGGCAGGCCCGTCAGGCCATCCGCCGACTGCGTCGTGAACGCCCGGATGCCCATATTGTCGTCACCGGCTGCGCCGCCCAGCTGGACCCGGACAAATATGCCGCCCTGCCGGAGGTCAACCGGGTCGTTGGCAATATCGAAAAGATGGCTGCCGAAACCTGGTGCGGTGATCATCCTGAAGCCGTCGAAGTCACCGACATCATGGCCGTGCGGGAAACCGCTGCCCACCTGGTTGGCGATTTTGAGGGCCGTGCCCGCGCCTTTGTCGAGGTCCAGCAGGGCTGTGACCATCGCTGCACTTTCTGCATCATCCCCTTTGCCCGCGGCAATAACCGCTCCGTCCCCATCGGCGGGATCGTCGAGCAGGTTCGCCGGCTGGTCGATGGCGGCTTCCGTGAAGTCGTGCTGACCGGCGTCGATATTACCGGATATGGCGGTGATCTGCCGGGGGGGATCACTCTTGGCCAGATGGCACGTCGTCTGCTGACCGCTGTGCCGGATCTGGCCCGTCTGCGCCTGTCATCCATTGACCCGGCAGAGGCCGGTGACGACCGGGCACTGATGGAACTGGTCGCTGATGAGCCGCGCCTGATGCCGCACCTGCATCTCAGCCTGCAGGCAGGTGACGATATGATCCTGAAACGCATGAAGCGTCGCCACAGCCGGGCGCAGGCCGTCGATTTCTGCGAGAAAGTCCGTGCGTTACGTCCCGGCACCGCCTTTGGTGCCGACCTGATTGCCGGATTTCCGACCGAAACTGAGGCAATGTTCGAGAACAGTCTCGGTCTGATCGAGGATTGTGGCCTGACCCATCTGCATGTCTTTCCCTTCTCGGCCCGTGCCGGTGCACCCGCCGCAAAGATGCCGCAACTGCCTGCCCGCCTCCGCAAGGCCCGGGCCGCACGCCTGCGCAGCGCCGGGGAACTTGCGTTCCGCAGCTGGCTCGATGGCAAAATGGGCGAAACCATCCGTGTGCTGATTGAAAAAGACGCCAGTGGCCACAGCGAAGACTTCGCCCCTGTCCGGCTGTCTACTGCCGCAGAGCCCGGCGACATCGTTACAGCACGCGTTACCGGCCGGTCTGACGGTCAGTTGCTGGCAGAGGTTGCCTGA
- a CDS encoding oxidoreductase: MAVRLFEPIELRGLTIPNRIVVEPMTQFSADDGVAGDWHIMHLGQFAVSGAGMVLSESCYIEAIARNNPSCLSIYTDEQEAGVGRVCSFFRNRGSAAFGVQLCHGGRKASSRPHWEGGGKLGVDEGGYEAVAPSAIPIKEGWPAPRELSLTEIQAIIGMFADSAVRAARAGCHVVELHGAHGYLIHEFLSPITNRRTDKYGGSLENRMRFGLEIFEAVRAVWPDDKPLGIRISATDWVSGGWDLESSVIFAKRLDEMGCDFIDVSSGGLSPDQKIESGPGYQTGFAARIKSEVKMKVITVGQITEARQAETILRTGQADMIGLARIMLFNPRWPWQAAQELGADAIYAKQYERAHPSRWAIPGVSAPGNQSTQPVERGTAD; encoded by the coding sequence ATGGCCGTCAGACTTTTTGAACCGATTGAACTCCGGGGCCTTACCATCCCGAACCGGATCGTGGTGGAACCAATGACCCAGTTCTCTGCCGATGACGGTGTCGCCGGTGACTGGCATATCATGCATCTCGGACAGTTTGCCGTCTCCGGTGCCGGTATGGTGCTGTCGGAAAGCTGCTATATCGAGGCGATTGCCCGCAATAATCCTTCCTGCCTGTCGATTTATACCGATGAACAGGAAGCAGGTGTGGGCCGTGTCTGCTCGTTCTTCCGCAACCGGGGGTCTGCAGCCTTTGGCGTCCAGCTCTGTCACGGCGGCCGAAAAGCTTCATCGCGCCCCCATTGGGAAGGTGGCGGCAAACTGGGTGTCGACGAAGGTGGCTATGAGGCCGTCGCGCCCTCGGCAATACCCATCAAGGAAGGCTGGCCCGCCCCCCGTGAACTCAGCCTGACGGAAATTCAGGCCATCATCGGGATGTTTGCCGATAGTGCCGTCCGTGCCGCACGCGCCGGTTGCCATGTGGTCGAACTGCATGGTGCCCATGGTTATCTGATCCATGAATTCCTGTCGCCGATCACCAACCGGCGAACCGACAAATATGGCGGGTCACTGGAAAACCGGATGCGCTTCGGCCTTGAGATTTTCGAAGCCGTCCGCGCCGTCTGGCCAGACGACAAACCCCTCGGTATCCGTATTTCTGCGACTGACTGGGTCAGTGGCGGCTGGGATCTCGAAAGCTCCGTCATCTTCGCCAAACGGCTGGACGAGATGGGCTGTGATTTCATCGATGTCTCGTCCGGCGGCCTGTCGCCCGACCAGAAGATCGAATCCGGTCCCGGCTACCAGACCGGCTTTGCAGCCCGGATCAAATCCGAAGTGAAGATGAAGGTCATCACGGTCGGACAGATCACGGAAGCCCGTCAGGCCGAGACCATCCTGCGCACCGGACAGGCCGACATGATCGGTCTCGCCCGCATCATGCTGTTCAATCCGCGCTGGCCCTGGCAGGCCGCACAGGAGCTGGGTGCCGACGCCATCTACGCCAAGCAGTATGAACGTGCGCATCCCAGCCGCTGGGCAATCCCCGGCGTCTCCGCACCAGGCAACCAGTCAACCCAGCCTGTCGAACGCGGCACCGCCGACTGA
- a CDS encoding TRAP transporter small permease subunit — protein MQKIVTMAEHLLDAFVAGILFLIVLLTITQVFSRYVIGTSFTWSEELNLLFWAWLIALAAIKARHLRISMLVSAFPKNIQILLYTFRVLLTLALLGVLFWYGLGMVELTEYDTFIEMDFMSRKWLFMSIPVAVVPWALVSVTRYILAVRKLRAGQDPMEIH, from the coding sequence ATGCAGAAAATCGTCACCATGGCGGAACACCTGCTGGATGCCTTCGTGGCCGGCATCCTCTTCCTTATTGTCCTGCTGACCATCACACAGGTTTTCTCACGATATGTCATCGGTACTTCCTTCACCTGGTCAGAAGAACTGAACCTCCTGTTCTGGGCCTGGCTGATTGCACTTGCCGCCATCAAGGCCCGCCACCTTCGCATCTCGATGCTGGTCTCTGCCTTTCCAAAAAACATCCAGATTCTGCTCTACACCTTCAGAGTCCTGCTGACGCTTGCTCTGCTGGGTGTCCTGTTCTGGTACGGCCTCGGCATGGTGGAACTGACCGAATATGACACCTTCATCGAAATGGATTTTATGTCCCGGAAATGGTTGTTCATGTCGATCCCCGTCGCCGTCGTCCCCTGGGCTCTCGTATCCGTGACCCGATATATCCTTGCCGTCCGGAAGCTCCGGGCCGGACAAGATCCCATGGAGATACATTGA
- a CDS encoding FCD domain-containing protein, translating into MRVDGPVSLADLVTDRLRLEIVLGHFELGDALSESRIARRYEVSRTPVREAFARLEMEGIVRTEPQSGTYVFTMGRAEFVQVSETRSVLEVGALRLAMRDNGVGLAEAWRTATDNMEVALREGDSRTYSENDAVFHEALFQFAANPYLTMARRSFASKIDTIRNKLGATPEHMQKSFAEHKTLTEAIEAGDVETAATVLDTHIRHKGASFWTVPEVAPETRWDKMQKLANLTPQRR; encoded by the coding sequence ATGCGAGTTGACGGCCCTGTTTCTCTTGCTGATCTGGTAACAGACCGGCTCAGACTGGAAATTGTGCTGGGTCATTTCGAACTGGGCGATGCGTTGTCGGAGTCACGCATCGCCCGGCGCTACGAGGTCAGCCGGACGCCGGTTCGCGAAGCCTTTGCACGCCTCGAAATGGAAGGCATCGTTCGAACCGAACCACAGTCCGGCACCTACGTCTTCACAATGGGCCGGGCCGAATTCGTGCAGGTCAGTGAAACCCGCTCCGTGCTGGAGGTCGGTGCGTTGCGGCTTGCCATGCGGGATAACGGGGTCGGGCTTGCAGAAGCCTGGCGGACAGCAACCGACAATATGGAGGTCGCCCTTCGCGAAGGCGACAGTCGTACCTATTCCGAGAATGATGCGGTTTTCCACGAAGCCTTGTTCCAGTTTGCAGCCAATCCCTACCTCACCATGGCCCGGCGGTCATTTGCCTCGAAGATCGATACGATCCGCAACAAGCTCGGGGCAACGCCAGAGCATATGCAGAAGTCATTTGCCGAACACAAGACACTGACTGAAGCCATTGAGGCCGGGGATGTCGAGACTGCGGCAACCGTTCTCGATACCCATATCCGCCACAAAGGGGCCTCGTTCTGGACCGTCCCTGAAGTCGCCCCGGAAACACGCTGGGACAAGATGCAGAAGCTGGCAAACCTGACCCCGCAACGGCGCTGA
- a CDS encoding thiamine pyrophosphate-binding protein, which yields MSVKNSLNGGQMIVDHLIQQGVPYAFGLCGHGNIGFIDALYERTDDVKTISVRHESVAGFMADVYYRISGQATATFTSCGPGSANMPICLGNAFMDSVPFFAVTGNVPTNQFNRGAFQELYRHYQADFPSTVKAYCKRVYQPTRGEQMPVTVREAWKTMMTGRPGPVVVDVPFDIFKEDTGAETPDPKAWTDNISCRAGGDMESIEKAARMLLAAERPVIMVGQGCRYGDASALLLELAEKYQIPVAASASGLGAIPSEHPLALGLVARNGMYQANHATRQADVILAMGMRFDDRTSSTWIPGYSFNIPPTKLIHVDIDPEEIGRNYPVALGIMADSQTFMKQLLAELGGASRELSAPRKKWLADINGWRKEWDEFTAPGFKDPASPINPQRAAREIDLALPDDAILVSDIGIHHNWLIQYTRPKRPDSLIGSMGYGPMGFGVAGVLGAKLAAPDRPCVSVCGDGAFLMHNTVLATAVEYNIPAVWVVWNNYAYASIRGLQRGYLEGRELATDFRLPETGEPYNPDFAAMARSFGVEGVSIDRPEDLGEAIRKGIAANRPYVIDANIGADINPGGAGVWELPGLGRSAPMFGGRHEVSV from the coding sequence ATGTCAGTCAAAAACAGTCTCAACGGCGGCCAGATGATCGTCGACCACCTGATCCAGCAGGGCGTCCCCTACGCTTTTGGTCTGTGCGGTCACGGCAATATTGGCTTCATCGACGCGCTTTACGAACGCACGGATGATGTAAAGACGATCTCGGTCCGCCATGAGTCCGTCGCCGGTTTCATGGCGGATGTCTATTACCGGATTTCCGGACAGGCGACAGCAACCTTCACGTCCTGCGGTCCTGGCTCGGCAAATATGCCGATCTGTCTGGGCAATGCCTTCATGGATTCCGTGCCCTTCTTTGCGGTGACCGGGAATGTGCCGACAAACCAGTTCAACCGGGGTGCCTTTCAGGAACTCTACCGCCACTATCAGGCAGACTTTCCGTCGACAGTTAAAGCCTATTGCAAGCGGGTCTATCAGCCGACCCGTGGCGAGCAGATGCCGGTCACCGTCCGTGAAGCCTGGAAAACAATGATGACTGGTCGACCCGGCCCTGTCGTCGTCGACGTACCTTTCGATATCTTCAAGGAAGATACCGGTGCGGAAACCCCCGATCCCAAAGCCTGGACCGACAATATTTCCTGTCGTGCCGGCGGGGATATGGAAAGTATCGAAAAAGCCGCTCGCATGTTGCTGGCTGCCGAACGCCCGGTCATCATGGTCGGGCAGGGCTGCCGCTATGGCGACGCCTCAGCCCTGTTGCTAGAACTGGCCGAAAAATACCAGATTCCTGTCGCTGCCTCAGCCTCCGGTCTCGGCGCAATCCCCTCGGAACACCCGCTGGCACTGGGTCTCGTCGCCCGCAACGGCATGTATCAGGCCAACCATGCAACACGTCAGGCTGATGTCATTCTAGCGATGGGCATGCGCTTCGATGACCGGACATCATCAACCTGGATTCCCGGCTATTCCTTCAATATTCCGCCGACGAAGCTGATTCATGTCGATATTGATCCGGAAGAAATCGGCCGTAATTACCCTGTTGCACTCGGAATCATGGCGGATTCCCAGACCTTCATGAAACAGCTTCTGGCTGAACTGGGAGGGGCATCGAGAGAGCTTTCCGCGCCGCGCAAGAAATGGCTGGCCGATATCAATGGCTGGCGCAAGGAATGGGACGAATTCACCGCCCCCGGTTTCAAGGATCCTGCCTCACCGATCAATCCGCAGCGGGCTGCCCGTGAAATCGACCTTGCCCTGCCGGATGATGCCATCCTGGTTTCCGACATCGGCATCCATCACAACTGGCTGATCCAGTATACCCGCCCAAAACGGCCGGACAGCCTGATCGGTTCCATGGGGTATGGCCCGATGGGCTTTGGCGTCGCCGGCGTGCTCGGTGCAAAGCTGGCGGCACCGGATCGTCCCTGTGTTTCGGTCTGTGGTGACGGGGCGTTCCTGATGCACAATACGGTTCTGGCAACCGCTGTTGAATATAACATCCCCGCCGTATGGGTTGTCTGGAACAACTACGCCTATGCCTCAATCCGTGGCTTGCAGCGTGGTTATCTGGAAGGACGTGAACTGGCGACAGACTTCCGCCTGCCGGAAACGGGTGAACCTTACAATCCGGACTTTGCCGCTATGGCACGGTCGTTCGGTGTTGAGGGTGTCTCCATTGACCGTCCGGAAGACCTGGGCGAGGCCATCCGCAAGGGTATTGCCGCCAATCGGCCTTATGTGATCGATGCAAATATTGGTGCGGATATCAATCCCGGCGGTGCCGGGGTCTGGGAACTGCCGGGCCTCGGTCGTTCAGCACCGATGTTCGGTGGTCGCCATGAAGTGTCAGTCTGA
- the ftsY gene encoding signal recognition particle-docking protein FtsY — protein MALGWFSRLRAGLGKTSSRIASAIEGVFRGGRLDDAALEDLEDILITADLGVATAGKLSKELARTRFGKDVSAMEVRTALAGQIELLLEPVAQPLTPPDGVKPFTVLVCGVNGSGKTTTIGKMAKSFSDDGHKVMMAAGDTFRAAAIEQLQVWGERANCPVVAGQTGTDAAALAFDAVTRARNENMDILFIDTAGRLQNKRHLMEELQKVIRVMRKVDATAPHAVLLVLDATVGQNAHSQVETFLKAVDVTGLVMTKLDGSARGGVIVALAEKFGLPVHAVGVGESAEDLRPFTPRDFARSLMGLD, from the coding sequence ATGGCACTTGGCTGGTTTTCACGTCTGCGGGCCGGACTTGGCAAAACATCCTCACGGATTGCCTCTGCCATCGAAGGCGTGTTCCGGGGCGGTCGTCTCGACGATGCCGCACTGGAAGATCTCGAAGACATTCTGATCACGGCCGATCTCGGCGTGGCGACGGCGGGCAAGCTGTCGAAGGAACTCGCCCGGACCCGTTTCGGCAAGGATGTCTCCGCAATGGAGGTCCGCACCGCACTGGCCGGACAGATCGAGCTGCTGCTGGAACCGGTTGCACAGCCCCTCACCCCGCCGGACGGGGTAAAGCCCTTTACCGTGCTGGTCTGTGGCGTCAACGGATCCGGCAAGACCACCACCATCGGCAAGATGGCGAAAAGTTTCAGCGACGACGGCCACAAGGTGATGATGGCTGCCGGTGACACCTTCCGGGCGGCTGCCATCGAACAGCTGCAGGTATGGGGTGAGCGGGCGAACTGTCCGGTGGTCGCGGGCCAGACCGGCACCGATGCCGCTGCCCTGGCCTTTGATGCGGTAACACGCGCCCGCAATGAGAATATGGATATCCTGTTCATCGACACCGCGGGCCGCCTGCAGAACAAACGCCATCTGATGGAAGAACTGCAGAAGGTCATCCGCGTCATGCGGAAGGTCGATGCCACCGCACCACATGCCGTATTGCTTGTGCTCGATGCCACCGTCGGACAGAACGCCCATAGTCAGGTCGAAACCTTTCTTAAGGCTGTCGATGTTACCGGTCTGGTGATGACAAAACTGGACGGCAGTGCCCGTGGCGGGGTGATCGTCGCACTGGCAGAAAAATTCGGCCTGCCCGTCCATGCGGTCGGCGTCGGCGAATCCGCCGAAGACCTCCGCCCCTTCACCCCCCGCGACTTCGCCCGCAGTCTGATGGGCCTGGACTGA
- a CDS encoding aldehyde dehydrogenase family protein, with protein MNKISTPTKPRSVRLLVGGKWVDGAGTAPLYDKYTGEQVAEIAIADEAIVNRAIAALDDAFRRGPLTPAARAVALAKASELVESRKAELVETIVTEAGFARSDAEGEVSRTIQTLLSSSDEARNLSGEVIPLSGAPGQEKRLGFTLRVPLGVVCAITPFNAPLNTVTHKIAPALAAGNAVIVKPASATPMTTQILVEILIEAGFPADFLSIVNGSGSKMSAWLTGNPTVRFFTFTGSTAVGAKIHAAAGLRRTQMELGSIAATILDADADIDLALSKVVRAGFRKAGQVCTSIQRLYIHQDIIDTVLPRYLTAVKALKYGNPHLAETAVGPLISEKEAIRVKSWIDAAIAEGATLLAGGERTGPVIAPTVLADVTPDMKVMQEEIFGPVVNIRPFSSLDDAIDEINATPYGLATGLFTQDITRAMTAAQKLYVGGVHINETCSSRVDLMPYGGVKDSGFGREGPKYAIQELTDERLITISL; from the coding sequence ATGAACAAGATTTCAACTCCCACCAAGCCACGGTCGGTCAGATTGCTGGTCGGCGGAAAGTGGGTCGACGGCGCCGGAACCGCACCGCTCTATGACAAATATACCGGCGAGCAGGTTGCAGAGATTGCGATTGCCGACGAAGCCATCGTCAACCGGGCCATCGCAGCACTTGATGATGCCTTCCGGCGCGGCCCGCTGACCCCGGCTGCCCGTGCCGTAGCACTCGCAAAAGCTTCCGAACTGGTTGAAAGCCGCAAGGCAGAGCTGGTCGAAACCATTGTGACAGAAGCCGGTTTTGCCCGGTCAGATGCTGAGGGTGAAGTCAGCCGGACCATACAGACCCTGCTGTCGTCTTCTGATGAAGCACGCAATCTGTCCGGCGAGGTCATCCCGCTGTCTGGCGCACCCGGACAGGAAAAACGGCTCGGCTTTACCCTGCGTGTACCGCTTGGCGTGGTCTGCGCCATCACCCCGTTCAACGCGCCACTGAATACCGTGACCCACAAGATTGCCCCGGCACTGGCCGCCGGCAATGCAGTCATCGTCAAACCGGCCTCTGCCACGCCGATGACCACGCAGATTCTGGTCGAAATTCTGATTGAAGCCGGGTTTCCGGCCGACTTCCTATCCATCGTCAACGGTTCAGGCAGCAAGATGAGCGCCTGGCTGACCGGCAACCCGACGGTCCGTTTTTTCACCTTCACCGGCTCAACTGCCGTTGGGGCGAAAATTCATGCCGCCGCGGGCCTCCGCCGGACCCAGATGGAACTGGGGTCAATTGCCGCCACCATTCTCGACGCGGATGCAGATATTGATCTGGCCCTGTCAAAGGTCGTCCGGGCCGGTTTCCGCAAGGCGGGACAGGTCTGCACCTCCATCCAGCGCCTGTATATCCATCAGGACATCATCGACACCGTACTGCCACGATACCTGACCGCCGTGAAAGCTCTGAAATACGGCAACCCGCATCTGGCGGAGACCGCTGTCGGCCCCCTGATATCCGAGAAGGAAGCGATCCGGGTAAAAAGCTGGATTGATGCCGCCATCGCTGAAGGAGCCACCTTGCTGGCCGGTGGCGAACGGACGGGACCGGTCATCGCACCGACAGTTCTGGCCGACGTCACACCGGACATGAAGGTGATGCAGGAGGAAATCTTCGGACCGGTCGTCAATATCCGGCCTTTCAGCTCACTTGATGACGCTATCGACGAAATCAACGCAACGCCCTACGGGCTGGCAACCGGCCTGTTCACGCAGGACATCACCCGCGCCATGACAGCAGCGCAAAAACTTTATGTCGGTGGTGTGCATATCAATGAAACCTGCTCCAGCCGGGTAGACCTGATGCCTTATGGCGGCGTCAAGGACAGTGGTTTCGGCCGCGAAGGACCGAAATACGCCATTCAGGAACTGACCGACGAACGTCTTATCACCATCAGCCTTTAA
- a CDS encoding diaminopimelate epimerase gives MNAIPFTKMHGLGNDFVVLDARDGKLVIGPEEARAIGDRRTGVGFDQLLILEPARDEMADVFMRIRNPDGSEAGACGNGTRCVAAMVMDESGADHLVIETIAGLLDAEATSDGRVCVDMGPARLDWREVPISDAVDTLHIPVASGPLSDAVGVNMGNPHAVFFVEDVAKVDLAIHGPILENHAQFPDRANIGVVQIIDDSHIRYRVWERGAGITRACGSGACAAAVAAHRRGLTGREVSVRLDGGVLDINWMPDGHVMMTGPVATSFSGLLSPDMFARSVAA, from the coding sequence ATGAACGCTATTCCTTTCACCAAGATGCATGGCCTCGGCAACGATTTCGTGGTCCTCGATGCCCGTGACGGCAAGCTTGTCATCGGCCCGGAAGAAGCACGTGCCATTGGCGACCGACGGACCGGGGTCGGGTTTGACCAGCTGCTGATCCTGGAGCCCGCCCGCGACGAGATGGCAGATGTCTTCATGCGTATCCGCAATCCGGACGGCAGCGAGGCCGGTGCCTGTGGCAACGGAACGCGCTGTGTTGCCGCCATGGTGATGGACGAAAGCGGCGCCGACCATCTGGTCATCGAAACCATCGCCGGCCTGCTGGACGCGGAAGCCACCAGCGACGGACGGGTTTGCGTCGACATGGGTCCGGCCCGGCTGGACTGGCGGGAAGTGCCGATCAGCGATGCGGTCGACACCCTGCATATTCCTGTTGCCAGCGGACCATTGTCCGACGCGGTCGGTGTGAACATGGGCAATCCCCACGCGGTCTTTTTCGTCGAGGATGTGGCCAAGGTCGATCTCGCGATCCACGGGCCGATCCTTGAAAATCACGCACAGTTTCCCGACCGGGCAAATATCGGCGTGGTCCAGATCATTGATGACAGTCATATCCGTTACCGGGTCTGGGAACGCGGTGCCGGTATTACCCGTGCCTGCGGGTCCGGCGCCTGTGCTGCCGCCGTCGCCGCCCATCGTCGCGGCCTGACCGGACGGGAAGTTTCTGTCCGGCTGGATGGCGGTGTGCTGGATATCAACTGGATGCCGGATGGCCATGTCATGATGACCGGCCCGGTGGCGACCAGTTTCAGCGGCTTGCTGTCACCGGATATGTTCGCCCGAAGTGTCGCCGCATGA